The genomic segment AAACTCGTCTGTCTACTAATCCACAAActctagagcagtggttcccaaactatcttacctgacgctccccttcttgcttccagtagacccgcacgcccccctCCCACAtgggaaccactgctctagacGGGTGTCCAATGTGTTGGGACGGGGCAGCGATCCAACGGTAATAAAATGATCAACTCTGaagttttggatcatttccaagCACGAGAAAAGCCAAGTAGTCATTCATGATAGACAGATATGTTTGCCAATAATCTGAACTATGACTATAATGTTTGACTGGAGGCAGACGATTACGGACTGAACCATATTGGacattccccccccccaaaaaaaaacttttttccactttgtctGCAACAACATTTCATCACAAACTGCTCATTCCTCTTTTGAGTGCTTTTATTGAGGATCTTTGAAATTGTTGACACTCAAGAATACAGAACTGCTGTAAGCGTCCTTTACATCATCAAGCGGGTTAGATGTTTACAGGATTGTTACAGGTGACATTGTGCGCTGCGTGACAGGAGCGGCTAAGCGTGCTGGAAAACGGGTACGGGATGCGACGCCGGAAGTGACGTCAGTTGGCGACCTGGGCCGCCACCGGTCCCTCATCTTGCTGCTTGAGTCGATAGTCGGCCAAGGCCGCCTTGATGGCGTCCTCGGCCAGCACTAGGAGGAACGCTTAAGTTATTGCAGCTGTTTTGACACAATGTCCTCGGTAGGAAATGTTTTTAGACTATTTTTCTTGTGTAAATAAATGCTAGCCAACTAGCGACCACGGGAACGTACTGGAGCAGTGAAGTTTGACGGGCGGCAGGCAGAGCTCTTTGGCGATGTCCGTGTTCCTGATGGTGAGCGCTTCGTCCACCTGGAATGGAAACCAAAAGTCGGCGCGGGGCGCGAGCGGGAACGCCGTCACGCCTCGCGACGCCAGACTCACGGTTTTGCCTTTCACCCACTCGGTGGCCAGTGAGCTGGAGGCGATGGCCGAGCCGCAGCCGAACGTCTTGAAACGGGCGTCACGAATCTTCCCGTCTTGGTCCACTTCGATCTAGGAGGAGTGGCTACGTTTAGTCAAGTGACAGGTCATGGCGGAATAAAAAAAGGAGATTGTTTGCAGATCCAGAAACCTGAAGCTTCATGACGTCTCCGCAGGCCGGAGCGCCCACCAGACCGGTGCCGACCTTCTTGGAGTTTTTGTCCAAGGTGCCCACGTTCCTCGGGTTCTCGTAGTGATCCACCACCTGGGTGCGACGCACGGGACATGAAGCATGATAATACCTTTTCTCCAGAGTGAGTATATTTCTGCTCGCCGGCAAGTAGGATGGAGTCAAGTCATTAGCACAGGATATCATTCTCTGCCATAGCAACGCCTGTGTCAACTCCGCATGACAACCAGCCCCCACCCCCCGTTAAGTTTTCGCCAAGTCACTGTGACCAATGCAATGTTATGAAAAGTTTTGAAGCCATAATGCTGGTTTAGATGTCCTTGTAAAAATAAGAACTTACAAATGTTtgctatgttttatttttaatatcgtCTTGGTATAATGCTAATCCACAAGGATTTTTTTCGAGGTAACTGGATTTGTCAGTCGGATTATATTTTATTAGTACAACAAATAATCGACAACATTTGATTCATTGTGAAAGTCATTGAGATCGTTTTACTTTCACATTTGACAATTCAGCAACTGGTTTAACGATTTTTTCCCTCGTTTAActtcattttgttttgcaggTACCTGCAGGAGACCCACTATCTGTCTTATTGGACACGTGTAGCCGTTACGTTAggcaattttaatatttatcaAGTAATAAGGAGCATCCTACCTTCTGGTGATAGCAACACTGGGCAAAGAACTCTGGAAGAGAGAACCTCCGGGTGAGTAAAGCTAAAGGACTGAAGCATTTGTTGGCCATAGTGGCCATCGCCATTATAAGTGCTGAATCCTACAGAAAAAGTAGTAGTTGTAAATACTGTTAACGCCACCACAGGGTTGTGACGCACTTATAAACAGTACTACTCCTATGTATAGCCGGACTGCCCACACCCACGTCACAACAAGGGGCGGGGAATGCAAATATTGTCTAGAAAACGCTAAAGGCAGAGAGAGtcgctggcggccatcttgtgtCAGAAAACGTCTATTGCTGTTTCTGTTGAAGCTGACGTTTAGAGGTGATTTTCTGCATAGAAATTACTATTAACTCTCCGAATTAACAAAGGAGggccacgggggtgctggaacctatcatAGCCCACTTTGGGTGGTAGTCGGGTGCACTCGTTTACGTCACGTATCTCGTAATAATAGTACAACATTGTCTGGTACTAATTCAACGACTTGAATTAATATCGTAGTCTTTCTTCTTTGCCCTGATAGTCAACCAcggtgtcgttttttttttagaatcctGTTTATATTTACTTTAGTCGATCCAAATTGAATTTCGAATCGCCCTCCTGACGCTAGATGGCGGTGTGTACACTTAATTGGAAGGTTAGTAGACagtgaaatgaaacatttctttattttttgttgttgttatttccgGGAGATGGACGTCAAGTCTACCCATTTTACTTTGAGTCGTCTGACTAACAACACTTTGGACTTTTGATTTCAAAGGCACATTTGAAGTACTTCACCGTGTTTGAGTCACATGACATGACGGCTAACGAGTCCTACATCGCCGAGTTTAGCTTTTAGCTTAGCTTGACGCTAGTAAGCTAACAGCTGTGTCGCGTCTTCTTCATTCTCGACGCTAAAGTCGAAAACATTTTTCCAGCCCTCTTGTCTTCATGCGCGACTTGTgactcgttgggtttgttgttAGGTTAGGCTGTAGTTTGAAATGGCCACCGCGCCTCCAGCTTGTCCTCCTCCACCGGCCTCGGGCATAGCCGGAGGAGCCGCCGCTTCCGAGAACGCGAGTCCCGGATCCAGCAGCTCCACTTCGGCCGAAGGCGGCAACCAGGACAGCACGTTTGAGTGCAACATTTGTTTGGACACCGCCAAGGATGCCGTCATTAGCCTTTGTGGGCACCTCTTCTGGTAAGACATTGCACTGAATTTTCAGGGTATTTCGAAATTGTAGTAGACGTCAGTCTTATCATTTGATGCTAATGGGCATGTTTGAATACCAGACAGATGTCGAATCGATTTTGTTTAGAAGTGGTGTCCACAGTGCACTTGTATACGATAATATTTGTTACTAATCTTggtgttttttgtttacaattCTATTTTCCCATTAGCTGGCCTTGTTTGCACCAGGTAAGTGTCTTGTGAAAATATGATGAGCAATATTCCAATCTGTAATCCCCACtattgtttataaaaaaaaaaaaaaatctttggtcTAGTGGTTGGAGACGAGACCCAGCAGACAAGTGTGCCCTGTGTGCAAGGCCGGCATCAGCAGGGACAAAGTCATCCCCTTGTATGGGCGCGGAAGCACCGGTCAGCAGGACCCCAGGTACCAGGCAAACGCAACCAGGTCATGTTGACACTTGATCCGAGTCAAACCagcttctcttgttttttttttaaagagaaaaaacacCCCCACGGCCGCAAGGACAAAGGCCTGAGCCAGAAAACCGTGgcgtaagtaaaaaaaaaaaactttcattcTCTTGTCTGTTGGGAATTTTATCTCTAAATCAAAATAAACTCAAGTTACTAATCTGACTTCAATTTGTGACCTTATccaactgccactcatccaacaataggcgcgctcgttctgcaatagaaagatATCAGGAAGCCGGCAttttcacacacgagtggatttattcctaacacacaaatctaatacaAGCACCTGGGTCTCGGGTCCCTCTCAACACAGCTCTGTACGCCTCTGTTGCCACCAGCAGACGTACTACGTCATCCGAGTTTCCCAGTAATGagttatactacacaatatgcaaatggcacagcaacaaaggcatcctggcatTATTCTATTGGCTATGTGTATAGTGCAGTTAACAttagcttgctcattggtctttcTTCCCCTGCAGAATCGCTTTCTGGCTCCTCCTGGTATCTCGTCTGTGCATCTGCAAACATTCCACTCTTGCACCCCCATACATCGTGTTTTGTTACACCagtcacacactcatacacaggaTGTAGCAACATCTAATGAACTACTTTAAGCTCAAACTTTTATATTCCTTTATGTCAAAGATTGCAACAGCCTATTTTAAACGTAtcttcaatttaaaataaaaatacgtgAACGAGAGCAGAATTTAAGGGTGTCAGTCTGACCAGGCTTGCCAAGATTCCGACTTAGTATTGATGACGTCGATATTTGGCATATTTTTTGATCCAAACAATCCTTATTTGCTGTCTATCCAGGGCTTCCAAGGATTCGGATTCGGGGACGGAGGTTTTCAAATGTCTTTTGGAATCGGCGCCTTCCCTTTTGGTATTTTCGCCACCGTCTTTAACATCAACGACGGCAGAcctcctccaggtactccacaAATCGGGCTTGAGAGCACTAGGGCTGCCACAAACCACTTTTTGGGtagtcctaaaaaaaatcatattctaTTACACTGGGCGGAATATTTGGACTAGAAACTTGCTGCCTTGGCAAAAGTGGTGACAAGATTACGAAACGATTGGACTGTGAAAATGGTGAATTTGATCTAGTGGCAGCCCTAGACATGACGCTTTGGTAACGTAACGTTTATCCAAGACCCTCTGCCCCCCCACACAGCCGCTCCAGGGACCCCGCAGCACATGGACGAACAGTTCCTGTCCCGACTCTTCCTCTTTGTGGCGCTGGTCGTCCTCATTTGGCTCCTCATAGCGTGAACGGCGCCGACATTTGTTGGACAAAGGCATTACAGATAAGACTTTTTAGTTTCCCCTCCAAATTAACAGCATTCAAACAGGGAAAGACTGGAGATGAGACACAATCATATTTTTTGCAATCAATTTTACTTATATTTTTgggattgcaaaaaaaaaagaaatgaccgCCATGGACGTGGAATCCATTTGGATTGGTTTgcacgtctat from the Stigmatopora argus isolate UIUO_Sarg chromosome 16, RoL_Sarg_1.0, whole genome shotgun sequence genome contains:
- the rnf185 gene encoding E3 ubiquitin-protein ligase RNF185, with the protein product MATAPPACPPPPASGIAGGAAASENASPGSSSSTSAEGGNQDSTFECNICLDTAKDAVISLCGHLFCWPCLHQWLETRPSRQVCPVCKAGISRDKVIPLYGRGSTGQQDPREKTPPRPQGQRPEPENRGGFQGFGFGDGGFQMSFGIGAFPFGIFATVFNINDGRPPPAAPGTPQHMDEQFLSRLFLFVALVVLIWLLIA
- the LOC144091236 gene encoding iron-sulfur cluster assembly scaffold protein IscU-like codes for the protein MAMATMANKCFSPLALLTRRFSLPEFFAQCCYHQKVVDHYENPRNVGTLDKNSKKVGTGLVGAPACGDVMKLQIEVDQDGKIRDARFKTFGCGSAIASSSLATEWVKGKTVDEALTIRNTDIAKELCLPPVKLHCSMLAEDAIKAALADYRLKQQDEGPVAAQVAN